Proteins encoded by one window of Chondromyces crocatus:
- a CDS encoding DUF4398 domain-containing protein, with the protein MTETKSAIGLAEEAGAAQSERAALHLRMAREQLYQARKLLEEGDDKQATAVLRHAKQDAQRSLQIARAQREQEQWDLKQAPQSKPVMGQQGR; encoded by the coding sequence ATGACGGAGACCAAATCGGCGATCGGGCTGGCCGAGGAAGCCGGCGCCGCGCAGTCGGAGCGCGCGGCGTTGCACCTCCGGATGGCGCGCGAGCAGCTCTACCAGGCGAGGAAGCTGCTGGAAGAGGGGGACGACAAGCAGGCGACGGCGGTGCTCCGTCACGCCAAGCAGGATGCGCAGCGATCGCTCCAGATCGCGCGTGCGCAGCGGGAACAGGAGCAGTGGGATCTGAAGCAGGCGCCGCAGAGCAAGCCCGTGATGGGGCAGCAAGGGCGCTGA